GCTACCAATACCATGAACCACTAAGCTACCATAGTGGAACCGTAATGATGTACGCCAGTCAGCAAAGTCAGTCTCAGAAAGGATCTACTCAATAACGATAACAAAAGTATACAAATTcaatcataaaatgataaagCTCAAATCTATTTCCCTTAAGAttgttttatcataatttcTACTTTAAAGAGCACTGTTATATCAATGAGAACACTACCCTAATGTCTTAGAATAGATCACTTAAAGCTGTAACTCAATCTTTCATGAAACCTAGCTTTTGATTTAGTTCCCATATAATCTTCAGACAGAGAAGATAATCATGTAATTGTCATCGTTAGGCCAGGTATAGCCCAGAGATGTCTTTGTGTTACTATGGTATATCCCTACACGAAGCAAAGGCATATGtacttaaaataaataaaatgtattttgaatttgaaattactaCCAACTGCTCTGCTTGAGCTAAATGGATCCTAAATGATGCAATCATCACCACATATGTGGCAAGATGGTGTATAACAAGTGCCTGAACTAATGTGAGCTTGACTTGGATTTTAACAGTGCTGTTGATAGTAATTTCAAAACACATCCCTGTGCTTCAATGTGCATGTGAATTGGTTTAGTGTAGATAGCTATTATAATAACACCAACagaagtctctgggctagtccATTTACAGCTATTTCAGACTTACTGTGCCAATGTCAtgtgttaaaaacaaaataacaatgataCATATACTAGTAAACAATACCTTTGCTTCACTGTATGTTGATGCCACAGTTTCAATGTCATGGGTATTGAAGATATCACATTTCTTCATTGATGATGACATGCATGCAAATATCCAGTCAGGCATAAACTTTGAATGTCCAGCAAGCAAAAAACAGATTCTGATATACTGCAGAGTTTCAtgtctgaaaataaagaaagtaAATGCTATGGTGTTACAAACATGCATAGTTGAACATTGATAAATGTGCACTAAAATCATCAATACtgaatacattttgatattaatttcaTGTATCAGTTTAGTTTATTGAACAAGACAATTAGTGTGTACAAATACATGATATCAAACTGACTAACCTTTCCATCATTTCTTTAATCCAGCAAACTAGCCATGTGTTTTTGTTAGTACTTGGAGCATTATCCATGAATACCATGGCCTTTGTTGTCCAGGATAGATCCAAACTCCTCATGTGCTTGTCTAAAATTGATAATGTGTGGTTGCTATTTTTTGGTCCACACCTTTCATCAAATATGTAGGAATATGCCTTGCCAAAATTATGATGAACAATGACTGCATCATCAACACAAAGCTTCATCTTGTAATATGATATGGCTGGTTGTGGTGTCAAATGCCATTGTGGTACAGTGACAACCATTTTGTAGTCAATGCTAAAGCAAGcaacataatttgttttctcTTCAAGGAGTGTTATTTCTTCCTCATCAGTTCTTACATCTTTACTTTCCAAATCTTCAATCATTTGCTGACTTTGCCATGCTGTATTGCAAGACTGTTTATAGAAGTGCTGTGCTATAGTTGCCTTTTCTTTATGTTCTGCTATATGCAACTTTAGACTGTCTATGGTTGTTTTTATCCTCAGTAATTCTCCCTCATCAGTATCACCACACTCTGTCATTCTCTGTACTATTGTGGATTTAGTACAGATTTCTTTGCTGACCTCTTTGCAAGTATTGCAGTAGTCTGATTTGTGTGGGTGAATTGAATGACGGCTTCTGTACTGAGATAACCAGCCCTCTGCTGCACTGCTACTTACGGTTTCTCTTCCAAGCTGTTGTTGATTGGAGTTGAAGACACCAATGAAAGAATGCTTCAGTTTAGTTTCATAGTTATTTTCTGAAATCCTGGGAATAGACAATCGGGTAAATACTGGTAAAAAGTAGAACAAAGGACCCTTGTGTTCTTCATGACGACCTGTTGGATAGGAGTTTGCATCAGCAAATGTTAGGAATTGTTCCTTCAGAAcagttttattgttgtttgacaATCTCCCTTCCAGACCATGTCGGGCTGAAAACTGTCTGACCTCCACTTCATCCTCTTCACAGACACCGGTCCACCAGTCATTCCAGTCTACAGTTGGGTCTGGAATAAGAACGTACTTCTCCAGTTTCTGAAGGAGGacatctttcttttttaatgACACCACTGGATTTAGGAATTCTTGTTGTTTGATATTTCTTTGGCTGGCCAATCGCTGGCGTGATACACCAAGCACACTGACAATACACTCTTGGCAGAATAAATAATTTCCTGCAGGGTCAAATAAACTTCCTCTAATCCATTTATTTTCTTCTATGATGTTCCTCCATTGTCTGTTGTCTGTTTTAAGGGGTTCCAGGTgtgctttttttctttttttgagtGTACTGCAACAATGTTGGATGGTAAAGAATCCAACAGCTGCTTGTGTTAATATGGGTTCACAAACTGGACATACTccaactttaaaagtaaaagaatcatctgaatgaaaaaaagatgaaaatgataattagtttgataataaatataatgatatcaACACTTTGAGGACTTGGTTTCtaatacatctatacatgtaaAAACATCCTAAAGTAGGGTGTCTGTCTTTAAAGGATGGAACAAGTTGACAAAGATAACTTATGTGAAATTACAAAGGTTACAAGACACAAGGAGCTGAACTttttagtacaaatgtatttagctttcaatctgtcttgtCGACAATCGTCATCAGATCAACATAGTTCCAGAGTTACTAAAGAGgttaactatggaatttgtgctactgatgaaaatttatcaatGAAAGACAGATTGAAACCTCATAGTAAAATGCTTGTGCATTACATTTACCTTTGTAATTGATCTATCAATGTGATGAACATTTTCTGTCAATAACtttacttcaaatgtaaaaacaaaacaaaacataaaactgGGGGACTGGGAGTTACAACTAGATTTAAAATTATAGTACTGTAATACAGGAATTTTGAAGTGTGTCATGTACTCAATATTCTGATTGTAGTTTTATACTAAAACCAATGCTATCATCCATAACGGTACACAAGTTCAACACGGTGACATTTTTCAGACATTAGCAAATTATGGactttgtttacatcataaatcTACCGTATGTTTACATCACCTATCAAGTTCAAGAGGTTTTTTTCTATTCAAAGATACTGATGACACCGTATTAATGTAGTACTACACATTAAAAAACGAATACAGCCAAAACTATACTAATAGAATCATGACAGGATCGACAATCAACTTTTGTAACAGCTACACAAACTTTTTTAGACCTGGACTTACCAACATGTTTGGTTAAATCCCGTGTGAGGTCAGGTCGGAGAGTGTAACTCGAACGAGAAACTCCTCGCAAATACCCACCAAGTCGGTCTGGTGACTCAGTCTCCTCGGGTACATAGTCTGGGTCCTGACTAGATGTCTGTGATGACGCCAAACTGGATGTTGGATCCAGGTTCTCCATTTCTGTTGACGGCGAAAGTGCACAAAATGAGTGGGCGCCATGATTACTGTGAGGTCAGGGGTCACCTTGTGTGTCAACAAAAGTTTACAGGGCAAAGGTGAACGATTAGCGTAATTCATTCACACATCAATTTCCACTGTGACTCAAGAACAACGCAAGGAACATGAGGAACGTAGTTGTTGCTTGTGGTCTGAGGCTTTGCCTACTTTAGCATATTTAATACGGACAATACCATTAAACCGGAAATGTGTGGAAGATGAGATAACTGTCAATGCATCGTGTACATcgatatatacagtaaaactatCGATAATTCAATGATTCATCAATCAGGAAAGATTGTAGCCACCCTTGAAAAAACAGTTTTCATGAACATTCGTAGGAATTATAGGTTAGGGTGTTATTTACGACATATCTAAACGTTTTCAAAGTTGACGATAACAAATATTCATGGCGGGAAAATACATCGTTCATCTGAACTAAGAATAGATCGTTTATTTTTTACGAAGTTTTCTAAATAGTCtaaaaagtgtcattttatGTAATACCATTCATAAAAATTATCAAAGAGTGGTATAAAGCACTTACCTCAATGATGGTTTGAACTATTGATTCGATATTGTTGTACTAATAACAAGTAGCAAAGAAACAGTTTCGTTAGTTCAGCTCCAAAGCTTCGGTCATCAAGTCCTGTCACTCAGTGAGCGAGGCGCGCGTTGTTTCgtcttatttgcataacaatacagAGAAACTAATATCTGATTTCTACTTGTGTGTGACCCATATCTTTGCTGATAAGATAAggagaaaataagaaaaaaaaggtATGAAATAACAGTAAATTTAGTTGTAATTGGCACCTTAGAAATGCCAGTGCATTAAGAAGtaataaattaatgtatttagCGAATCTCCTTTAATATTCTCATTTATAGATTTAGCCAGACACCCTAGAAATGTATTCCTGGTACAATGTTAGTAAAAATAGGGATGAAGTATggtggcccacaggtgacatatgaacaatacatttgaggaataaataattaattttttgagagcAAAATTTTTAATTCAAGgataaaacttttctttcataatacaaaacattatttgtTTTGTCACC
This region of Glandiceps talaboti chromosome 4, keGlaTala1.1, whole genome shotgun sequence genomic DNA includes:
- the LOC144433833 gene encoding uncharacterized protein LOC144433833, with amino-acid sequence MRSLDLSWTTKAMVFMDNAPSTNKNTWLVCWIKEMMERHETLQYIRICFLLAGHSKFMPDWIFACMSSSMKKCDIFNTHDIETVASTYSEAKILSETDFADWRTSLRFHYGSLVVHGIGSYHDIMGERQDGAVVVLARDNLDSGPWKNITPQMTIEGTAYPSENITPRALKPEKVKQLHEMYDRFIPDDKRLDFLPAPVHIYIIPPATETQQQQDPSAALGKQHMDALKMARRKK
- the LOC144434104 gene encoding uncharacterized protein LOC144434104, which codes for MENLDPTSSLASSQTSSQDPDYVPEETESPDRLGGYLRGVSRSSYTLRPDLTRDLTKHVDDSFTFKVGVCPVCEPILTQAAVGFFTIQHCCSTLKKRKKAHLEPLKTDNRQWRNIIEENKWIRGSLFDPAGNYLFCQECIVSVLGVSRQRLASQRNIKQQEFLNPVVSLKKKDVLLQKLEKYVLIPDPTVDWNDWWTGVCEEDEVEVRQFSARHGLEGRLSNNNKTVLKEQFLTFADANSYPTGRHEEHKGPLFYFLPVFTRLSIPRISENNYETKLKHSFIGVFNSNQQQLGRETVSSSAAEGWLSQYRSRHSIHPHKSDYCNTCKEVSKEICTKSTIVQRMTECGDTDEGELLRIKTTIDSLKLHIAEHKEKATIAQHFYKQSCNTAWQSQQMIEDLESKDVRTDEEEITLLEEKTNYVACFSIDYKMVVTVPQWHLTPQPAISYYKMKLCVDDAVIVHHNFGVDQKIATTHYQF